Proteins encoded in a region of the Labrus bergylta chromosome 9, fLabBer1.1, whole genome shotgun sequence genome:
- the si:ch211-175m2.5 gene encoding uncharacterized protein si:ch211-175m2.5 encodes MACNLFSKLFRPTVFTQLASLRPGSVSRGRAAAAGAAAGIRHFSSDPPPEQISRYPIPYMKDLPYDIVELMEEVESKGGFLPNVFKVLSHRPAEFRAFFAYYNELMNKETGRLTKADRELIVVATSIHNKCLYCVVSHSALHRIYSKKPTLSDQVVVNYENAELSARERAMLDFAMAVCRCDTITEQHFQSLEEVGFDREDAWDIAAIAAFFALSNRMAHLTDMRPNLEFYNMGRVPRDKSKASGQEKKE; translated from the exons ATGGCGTGTAACCTCTTCTCGAAGTTATTTCGTCccactgtgttcacacagctc GCGTCTCTCCGGCCGGGCTCCGTGTCCCGCGGTAGGGCGGCAGCAGCGGGGGCGGCGGCCGGGATCAGACATTTCTCTAGTGATCCTCCACCGGAGCAAATCAGTCGTTATCCGATTCCTTACATGAAAGACCTTCCTTACGATATAGTTGAGCTTATGGAAGAAGTCGAGTCGAAA GGGGGATTTCTGCCCAACGTCTTCAAAGTCCTCTCTCACAGACCGGCAGAGTTCAGAGCCTTCTTCGCTTACTACAATGAACTCATGAACAAagagacag GCAGATTAACCAAGGCAGATCGAGAGCTGATTGTAGTGGCTACCAGTATCCACAACAAGTGTCTTTACTGTGTGGTGTCCCACAGTGCACTGCATCGTATCTACTCAAAGAAACCAACTCTTTCTGATCAG GTTGTTGTAAACTATGAGAATGCAGAGCTGTCAGCTCGGGAGCGTGCCATGCTGGACTTTGCAATGGCTGTGTGTCGCTGTGACACCATCACTGAGCAGCATTTCCAGTCTTTGGAGGAAGTGGGCTTTGACCGCGAGGATGCTTGGGACATCGCCGCCATCGCTGCATTCTTTGCCTTGTCCAACCGGATGGCCCACCTCACCGACATGAGGCCAAACTTAGAATTTTATAACATGGGCAGAGTACCACGGGACAAGAGCAAGGCCAGCGGGCAAGAGAAAAAGGAATAA